A DNA window from Callospermophilus lateralis isolate mCalLat2 chromosome X, mCalLat2.hap1, whole genome shotgun sequence contains the following coding sequences:
- the LOC143381456 gene encoding ribose-phosphate pyrophosphokinase 2 isoform X2, protein MELLIMINACKIASSSRVTAVIPCFPYARQDKKDKSRAPISAKLVANMLSVAGADHIITMDLHASQIQGFFDIPVDNLYAEPAVLQWIRENITEWKNCIIVSPDAGGAKRVTSIADRLNVEFALIHKERKKANEVDRMVLVGDVKDRVAILVDDMADTCGTICHAADKLLSAGATKVYAILTHGIFSGPAISRINNASFEAVVVTNTIPQEDKMKHCSKIQVIDISMILAEAIRRTHNGESVSYLFSHVPL, encoded by the exons ATGGAACTGCTCATCATGATCAATGCCTGCAAGATTGCCTCATCATCCAGGGTGACTGCAGTGATCCCATGTTTTCCATATGCCCGACAAGATAAAAAGGacaag AGTCGTGCTCCAATTTCTGCAAAACTTGTGGCTAACATGCTCTCAGTTGCTGGGGCTGATCACATCATCACCATGGATCTGCATGCCTCTCAGATACAG GGATTCTTTGATATTCCTGTGGATAACTTATACGCAGAGCCTGCAGTTCTGCAGTGGATTCGGGAGAATATCACCGAGTGGAAGAACTGTATCATTGTTTCACCGGATGCAGGGGGAGCCAAGAG GGTCACATCAATTGCAGACAGGTTGAATGTGGAATTTGCTTTGATTcacaaagagaggaagaaagcaaATGAAGTGGACCGGATGGTTCTGGTGGGGGATGTGAAGGACCGCGTGGCCATCCTCGTGGATGACATGGCTGACACGTGTGGTACCATCTGCCATGCTGCTGATAA ACTGCTCTCAGCTGGGGCCACTAAAGTTTATGCTATCCTTACTCATGGGATCTTCTCTGGGCCAGCTATATCCAGAATCAATAATGCTTCCTTTGAGGCTGTTGTTGTCACAAACACAATTCCGCAAGAGGACAAGATGAAACACTGCTCCAAGATTCAG GTGATTGACATTTCAATGATCCTGGCTGAGGCGATCCGAAGGACACACAATGGGGAATCCGTGTCTTATTTGTTCAGCCATGTGCCACTGTAA